Genomic window (Dyadobacter fanqingshengii):
CAATGGCCCGCTGACCTATTTCAACACAGCAACAACCCAGGCCGGATCCACGGCCGAGATCAGTAACACCGAATATTGGGATGTGAACCTGCAACATTTGCTTTATTTCGACAAAACATTTGCAGACAAGCATAAACTCGGTTTCACAGCGCTGTACGAATACACAAAAAACCACTCGCTGGGCAGCCGCTTCACCGTAACAGGTGTGCCTGCGGATTATATCAAAACTTCTAATTTCTCACTGGCAGCAGGACAGCCGGTCGCAACTTCGGATTTCGGGAACTCGTTCTCGGAAACCGGGCTGCTATCCTATATGGGAAGGCTTAATTACAGCTATGCTGATAAATATTTGCTGACATTGACATTGCGCCGCGATGGTTCCTCAACATTGTCTCCGGCCAACCAGTATTTCAATTATCCTGCGATAGGTCTGGGCTGGAATGTGGTGGAAGAAGGTTTTATGAAATCGGCCACATTCATTTCTAATTTAAAACTGCGCGGCGGCTGGGGGATATCAGGGAACCGGAATGTAGGCGCTTATTCGACATTGGGCGCATTATCTGCGGGCTATTACAACTTCGGATTGGGCACAGCCGGGCAGCAATTGGCTTACACAGTGACCAGTTTGCCTTCCAGTGACCTGAGCTGGCAATCGACTTCGCAGGTGGACATCGGGATTGATTTTGGTTTGTTCAGTAATCGCATTACAGGTTCAGTCGACTGGTATCACCAGAAAACCAAAGACATTCTTTTATCCGTGCCACTTCCTCCGAGCAACGGAGCCGGTTCTACGCTGAAAAACTTGGGTAAAACAGAAGGCAAGGGATTGGAAGTTGCAGCCAGTTTTGAGATTGTCAGAAAGCCAAAAGGCTTCAATTGGAGCATTGATGCAACTTATTTTTTTAACAGAGAAAAAATCACACAGCTGACCACGCCGGATGAAAAATCCAACCTCGGTGCGGGATGGTTTGTCGGACAGCCGCTCTCAGTCATTTTTGATTACAAAAAACTAGGCATCTGGCAGACCAGCGACGCAGAAAACGGAACATTGGCCCAGCAAACTTCACCCGTTCAATTTGCAGGACAAATCAGGGTGGAAGATTTAAACGGGGACGGAAAAATCGACGCCAATGACCGCCAGATCCTGGGCAATTTCCAGCCTAAATGGGAGGGTGGATTGACGAGCCGTTTTAGTTTCAAAAACTTCGACGCATCTGTCGTGACCTATGCGAGAATGGGCATGAAAGTGCTTGTGCCGTATCTGACGGGTAACTCCACAGGTTCAGGAGGTTTTGCATTCTTTAATCAAAGCCGCGTAAACCAGGTGAAAGTCGATTACTGGACCGACACCAATCCAACCAATAATTTCCCAGCGCCCGACGCGAGCGGCGCTGTGGCAAACTTCGGTTCGACATTGGGTTACTATGACGGTTCTTTTATCAAATGCAGGAGCATTAACCTCGGCTACACATTTGAGAGCAATGTGATTAAAAAGATCGGCGCTGCTTCGGCCCGGATTTACGTCAACCTGACCAACCCATTCATTATCTATTCTCCATTGGTGAAAGACGATCTGGCTGTTGATCCCGAAGGAAACAGCTACGCAACGGGCCAATCGACGCTGAACCCGCAAGGTGCCAGCGACCGCGGCGCACCGGAACGTCAGATTTCGGTAAACCTGAACTCTCCGCCGGTAAGACAATTCACTGTGGGCGTCAACCTTAAATTCTAATCCGACTATGAAATCCATAAAAACGCTGATCACCGCAGCCCTGATCGCTTCTTTCAGCACAGGTTGCGAAAAAGTGCTCGAAGAGCATCCCCAATCCCAGATCGTTCCATCTTATTTCAACAGCCCCTCGGGCGTCCTCGGCGGCATTGCCGGGGTTTACAACGACATCCGCGGCCAGTGGGGAACCGAAGGTTTCACCGTGGAAATGCAGGCCGGGACTGATGAGTTTATTCAGGGTGTAAATGCCGGTGGAGGCTCCGCTTACACTTACAATGGTCTCAACAGCAGCAACTTTGGCGCTGCATGGGGCGTTGCATTTCAGGACATTAATACATTAAATGGTGTCCTTCAATACGGCGCGACCATTGATTTGCCGGAAGCAACGCGGAAGCAATATCTGGCGCAGGCGAAGTTTTTGAGGGCATTCTGGTATTTTTATCTTGTTCAAACCTGGGGCGACGTGCCACTGCACACGGAGTTTATAACCGTGCCTTCGCAAGCCGCGTCCCGCCAGCCGGCAGCAGATGTTTACGCGCTCATTATCCAGGATTTAACAGAAGCTGCGGCCGATCTGCCTAACCAACCCACGGCGCCATTCCTGGGCAAAGCGGCAACAAAACCAGTGGCGCAACTCCTGCTCGCCAAAGCATACCTGACGCGCGGATGGCTGAATAACACGGCCGCAGATTTTACCCAGGCCGCAACTATTTGCGACGACATTATTGCCAAAAAAGCAGATTATGGCCTTGATTTATGGCAGGATTACGGCGATGCATTTGTGCCCGCTAATGATTATGGTAAAGAAACCATGTTCGTAAGCGACCACGTGCTGGATCCGAAATACGGCTACTATCAGGTCGGCGGTCAGGCTGGGGGAGGCGCGGCGCAAAATCTGAGCCCTTGGTTTACCAATTGGAATTATCCGAACAATAGCGGAATCAATTCAATCAAAAATGCAGCAGGCGCTTTTGTCAACAATGGAACATCGGGCATGATCCGGGATTCGTATTACGGCCGTCCATATGTGCGGATGCGTCCGAATTCAGATAAAATAGCCACTGGGCCACGTGCTGGCAAGAACTACTTTCTGGATCAGGCATTTACGAACCGCAATGTGGATTCGCGTTATGCCAATTCGTTTTACACGGTTTATATTTCAAATACTGCGGTTACCAACCAGGCGAGTGCGGCCAACAACTTACGGGGGATCACTTACACGACCGTTCCGGGTGCGGATACTGCCGTTTGGTTGCCGGATTACGAAGTGCCTGGCGCGCCGCAATTTGTTGGCAAAAGACCATTCAAGGGCATCGTAGTGCCGCCAAGTCTTTGGAACAATGGTATTTTCCCGGCATTGAAAAAATACATGGACCCAAGTCGTGGCGCGAATTTCAATGATCCTTCCACGCGGCCAGCCGTTCTATATCGCTTTTCGGATGTGTACATGACGGGCGCTGAGGCCTATTTTAAAGCTGGGAACAACGCAAAAGCGGCAGCATTGATCAATGTGGTAAGGCAACGCGCAGCATTCAAAAAAACCAACTCCACCGCAGAAAATGCCGCTGCCGCTACGGTTTTAACCATCACCGCCGCGCAAGTAACATTGGATTTCATCCTCGACGAGCGCAGCCGCGAATTCTTTGGAGAATGGCAGCGGTGGCATGATCTTGTACGGACGCGTTCGCTCGTACGTCGGGTGCAGGAGTGGAATCAGGAAGCCGCGCCGTATGTGAAGGAATTTAATATGCTTCGCCCCATTCCCCAAACACAGATCGACAGGGTGGTGGATGGACCGAAATTCCCTCAAAATTCCGGATATTGATACAAAAAATTCAAATGATGATAAATCGAAACTTACTAGCAGGAATATCGGCATCAGTGCTGGCGTTTGGTTTGGGTGCTCAAAATGGCCTTTGCCAGGGAACCAACATAAAACCATTGGTAACCGACTTGTACACCGCTGACCCGTCGGCCCACGTTTTCAATGGAAAAATCTACATTTATCCATCACACGACATTGAGGCCGATGTGCCGCAGGATGATGAAGGCGGGCACTTTCAAATGCGGGATTACCATGTTTATTCAATGGATAAGATCGGCGGAAAGGTAACCGATCACGGCGTGGCGCTGGATGTGAAAGATGTGCCCTGGGCTGACAAACAAATGTGGGCACCCGACGCAGCATTTAAAAACGGCACTTACTTTCTTTATTTTCCTGTAAAAGACAAGGAAGGCGTGTTCCGCATGGGTGTAGCAACAAGCAAATCACCCACGGGGCCTTTCAAGGCCGAGGCTGAGCCGATGAAAGGCAGTTACAGCATTGATCCCGCCGTTTTTACGGATACAGATGGCAAGAGTTATATGTATTTGGGCGGCATCTGGGGCGGTCAGTTGCAACGTTGGCATACAGGAACTTATGACAAAACATTAATGACCGACCTGGGTAAAGGGCATGAAAACGAGCCTGCATTAAGTGCCAAAGTGGCGGTGATGAGCGATGATATGCTGTCATTTTCCGAGCCATTGAAAGACGTCCGGATCCTGGATGAAAACGGCAAGCCAATCCTGGCATCCGATACGAAACGCCGGTTTTTTGAAGGCGCCTGGATGCATAAGTTTAATGGTAAATATTATTTCTCTTATTCCACCGGGGACACGCATTTGCTGTGCTATGCCGAAGGCACTTCGCCTTACGGGCCTTTCACTTATAAAGGCGTGATCATGAACCCTGTAGAAGGCTGGACAACGCATCATTCGATTGTAGAAGTGGAAGGCAAGTGGTATATTTTTTATCATGATGCAGCACTCTCCGGGAAGACGCATTTGCGTAATGTAAAGGTGAGGGAATTGCTGCGTGACAGCAACGGCAATATCAAAACGATCATTCCTTAGCATAAAAAACTACGTTACAGCATGCATATCTGCTGCTGTAACGTAGTTTTTATCCTTTAATCAAGAAATAATTTTGTTTTATCTAAAAAACCTCATACCATTGTATTTATTAAAGTGTCATATTGACACATTAATAGCAATTCAAATTTCAGTCTTGATATGAGGAATTTTTTTTACCTGCTCTTTTTGACGGTAACTATTGCGGGTCATGCACAGTCTCCGCGTGTCCAAAAGCTTTGGTACAATACACCTTCGGGAAAAACCTGGGAAAATGCTTTGCCTGTTGGAAATGGCAGGCTCGGCGGGATGGTGTATGGCAATGTGGTGAATGAAACGATTCAGCTCAATGAACATACATTATGGTCGGGCGGACCGAATCGGAATGATAATCCCGAAGCATTGGCCGCATTGCCGGAAATCAGGAAATTGATTTTTGACGGAAAACAAAAAGAAGCAGA
Coding sequences:
- a CDS encoding SusC/RagA family TonB-linked outer membrane protein, with translation MHERLLTNKLARILGFSGLPILLLGGVSIDAIASNAARADYATRQRSAPAADIEVTGKVTGPDGEALPGANVLIKSTTRGTSADQDGNFRLSVQDADAVLVFSLVGYAPKEVVVGTQQIINVTLAVDNKTLEEVVVVGYGVQRKRDVTGSVVSVSESTLKEVPAPNLVNQLKGRAAGVSIISNGSTPGSQGQIRIRGNRTLTTSSGSSDGLDGPLVVVDGIPFGGLNDINPDDILSLEVLKDASATAIYGSRGAGGVILVTTKRGKIGKPVFSYDGYHGQTQVMGKFNVMNGQEYAQFKADAAKYNRTAPGTSGYLLTQKEQEALDNGVSTDWQDLIYKPGFMTNHQLGLQGGVENTQYSLGLGYFNETGIIPNQSFQRFNIRATIDQKIGKNVKIGLNTLNTLSYTDTPGGGGVPGGLVRLTPLASPYNADGTVNIFPSEGSIDAAGVSPLTIMTKKESALGRTRSIRTFNSLYAEVNILPGLKYRFNAGLNFSQSNYNGYNGPLTYFNTATTQAGSTAEISNTEYWDVNLQHLLYFDKTFADKHKLGFTALYEYTKNHSLGSRFTVTGVPADYIKTSNFSLAAGQPVATSDFGNSFSETGLLSYMGRLNYSYADKYLLTLTLRRDGSSTLSPANQYFNYPAIGLGWNVVEEGFMKSATFISNLKLRGGWGISGNRNVGAYSTLGALSAGYYNFGLGTAGQQLAYTVTSLPSSDLSWQSTSQVDIGIDFGLFSNRITGSVDWYHQKTKDILLSVPLPPSNGAGSTLKNLGKTEGKGLEVAASFEIVRKPKGFNWSIDATYFFNREKITQLTTPDEKSNLGAGWFVGQPLSVIFDYKKLGIWQTSDAENGTLAQQTSPVQFAGQIRVEDLNGDGKIDANDRQILGNFQPKWEGGLTSRFSFKNFDASVVTYARMGMKVLVPYLTGNSTGSGGFAFFNQSRVNQVKVDYWTDTNPTNNFPAPDASGAVANFGSTLGYYDGSFIKCRSINLGYTFESNVIKKIGAASARIYVNLTNPFIIYSPLVKDDLAVDPEGNSYATGQSTLNPQGASDRGAPERQISVNLNSPPVRQFTVGVNLKF
- a CDS encoding RagB/SusD family nutrient uptake outer membrane protein, giving the protein MKSIKTLITAALIASFSTGCEKVLEEHPQSQIVPSYFNSPSGVLGGIAGVYNDIRGQWGTEGFTVEMQAGTDEFIQGVNAGGGSAYTYNGLNSSNFGAAWGVAFQDINTLNGVLQYGATIDLPEATRKQYLAQAKFLRAFWYFYLVQTWGDVPLHTEFITVPSQAASRQPAADVYALIIQDLTEAAADLPNQPTAPFLGKAATKPVAQLLLAKAYLTRGWLNNTAADFTQAATICDDIIAKKADYGLDLWQDYGDAFVPANDYGKETMFVSDHVLDPKYGYYQVGGQAGGGAAQNLSPWFTNWNYPNNSGINSIKNAAGAFVNNGTSGMIRDSYYGRPYVRMRPNSDKIATGPRAGKNYFLDQAFTNRNVDSRYANSFYTVYISNTAVTNQASAANNLRGITYTTVPGADTAVWLPDYEVPGAPQFVGKRPFKGIVVPPSLWNNGIFPALKKYMDPSRGANFNDPSTRPAVLYRFSDVYMTGAEAYFKAGNNAKAAALINVVRQRAAFKKTNSTAENAAAATVLTITAAQVTLDFILDERSREFFGEWQRWHDLVRTRSLVRRVQEWNQEAAPYVKEFNMLRPIPQTQIDRVVDGPKFPQNSGY
- a CDS encoding glycoside hydrolase family 43 protein, giving the protein MINRNLLAGISASVLAFGLGAQNGLCQGTNIKPLVTDLYTADPSAHVFNGKIYIYPSHDIEADVPQDDEGGHFQMRDYHVYSMDKIGGKVTDHGVALDVKDVPWADKQMWAPDAAFKNGTYFLYFPVKDKEGVFRMGVATSKSPTGPFKAEAEPMKGSYSIDPAVFTDTDGKSYMYLGGIWGGQLQRWHTGTYDKTLMTDLGKGHENEPALSAKVAVMSDDMLSFSEPLKDVRILDENGKPILASDTKRRFFEGAWMHKFNGKYYFSYSTGDTHLLCYAEGTSPYGPFTYKGVIMNPVEGWTTHHSIVEVEGKWYIFYHDAALSGKTHLRNVKVRELLRDSNGNIKTIIP